One Brachyspira pilosicoli P43/6/78 genomic window carries:
- a CDS encoding winged helix-turn-helix transcriptional regulator: protein MKKDNLKEKYMEDTGFAYTMSLISGKYKMIILYILSELKIVRYNELKRIISSISHKTLSVTLKELEKDDLISRKEYPQIPPKVEYSLSKRGKSLIPILDAICVWGEKNRK from the coding sequence ATGAAAAAAGATAATTTAAAAGAAAAATATATGGAAGATACAGGATTCGCTTATACAATGTCTTTAATATCTGGTAAATATAAAATGATAATACTATATATATTATCAGAATTAAAAATTGTAAGATATAATGAATTAAAAAGAATAATATCAAGCATATCTCATAAAACGTTAAGTGTAACTTTAAAAGAATTAGAAAAAGATGATTTAATCAGCAGAAAAGAATATCCTCAAATACCTCCTAAAGTAGAATATAGCTTATCAAAAAGAGGCAAATCTTTAATACCAATATTAGATGCCATATGTGTTTGGGGCGAGAAAAACAGAAAATGA
- the pth gene encoding aminoacyl-tRNA hydrolase, translated as MMKLVMGLGNPGNEYQNHRHNVGYMILDKVAKKLNVELDIKKKKTVFGKAKYGKIEYLLLKPQTFMNLSGEAALYMASFMKIAVDDIIVIYDDMNIPVGEFKLVIAKNDADDNDNEEKEGPIKHNGIKSIEESLKSNNFTRVGIGIGAPAEGQEIADFVLSPFTKDERKKIKDITDDVVDAICKVLFESNNKTSKKKYL; from the coding sequence ATGATGAAATTAGTTATGGGACTTGGCAATCCTGGTAATGAATATCAAAATCATAGACATAATGTCGGTTATATGATACTCGATAAGGTTGCCAAGAAACTTAATGTAGAATTAGATATTAAAAAAAAGAAAACTGTATTTGGTAAGGCTAAATATGGTAAAATTGAATATCTTCTCCTCAAACCGCAAACTTTTATGAATCTTTCTGGTGAGGCTGCTTTATATATGGCTAGCTTCATGAAAATCGCAGTTGATGATATTATTGTTATATATGATGATATGAATATTCCTGTAGGCGAGTTCAAACTTGTAATCGCTAAAAATGATGCTGATGATAATGACAATGAAGAAAAAGAAGGTCCTATAAAACATAATGGTATCAAAAGCATAGAAGAGTCATTAAAAAGCAATAATTTTACTAGAGTTGGTATTGGTATAGGTGCACCTGCTGAAGGTCAAGAAATAGCTGATTTCGTCTTATCCCCTTTCACAAAAGATGAAAGAAAAAAAATAAAAGATATAACTGATGATGTAGTTGATGCTATATGTAAGGTTTTATTTGAATCTAATAATAAAACATCTAAAAAGAAGTATCTATGA
- the pth gene encoding aminoacyl-tRNA hydrolase — translation MTKLVIGLGNPGEEYKNHRHNIGFIIIDKLAQNLSLKFDNNKKKSLFTRAKLNNTDFILLKPQTFMNLSGESAIYISKFFNIKPEDIIVIYDDMDIPFGIFKIKKGGSSGGHNGIKSLIAQLQTDDFIRLRVGIGRPSFGKKVNDYVLSSFSKSERENIDNDLGENVIEAIKTILFESYTIAQNKYNKRINNKDTNND, via the coding sequence ATGACAAAATTAGTAATTGGGCTTGGTAATCCGGGCGAAGAATATAAAAATCATAGGCATAATATAGGTTTTATTATTATTGACAAATTAGCACAAAACCTATCTCTCAAATTCGACAATAACAAAAAAAAATCATTATTTACAAGAGCAAAACTTAATAACACAGATTTTATACTATTAAAACCTCAAACTTTTATGAATCTCTCTGGAGAATCTGCCATTTATATATCAAAATTTTTCAATATAAAACCAGAAGATATAATAGTAATATATGATGATATGGATATACCGTTTGGAATTTTTAAGATAAAAAAAGGCGGAAGTTCTGGCGGGCATAATGGAATAAAAAGTTTAATAGCACAATTACAAACTGATGATTTTATAAGACTTAGAGTTGGAATAGGAAGACCAAGTTTTGGAAAAAAGGTTAATGATTATGTTCTATCTTCTTTTAGTAAAAGTGAGAGAGAAAATATAGATAATGATTTGGGTGAAAATGTAATAGAGGCTATAAAAACTATATTATTTGAATCATACACTATAGCACAAAACAAATATAATAAAAGAATAAATAATAAGGACACAAACAATGATTAA
- the recF gene encoding DNA replication/repair protein RecF (All proteins in this family for which functions are known are DNA-binding proteins that assist the filamentation of RecA onto DNA for the initiation of recombination or recombinational repair.) has protein sequence MILKELTLRSFRNYNENTFEFSKHINILYGINGCGKTNILEAIYILGNGISFRTRLDRELIKYGNDNYFLRGIFKEDDLNYDTNIEIVYQKKTKKVFINKKEITSRKNLIGKILYVIFLPNDTDMVTSEPKLRRDYFNMLISSISNEYLLSLIKYNKLLKMRNIYLTTSPNDAHIYNEDIAKLSLYIANENKKYSMLLEEKMNEIYRTIFQNDNPYKIKYLSTIEDIANENEYIKKLESTIKEQIKMRTTYFGIHRAEYQFFYKDSLSRKFSSQGEKRMLTLIMKLASEKILYEYRKKSPILLIDDAMLELDNIKRESILEYIKTLGQVFITVTEKEKLSKFEESRVFDIVNIKN, from the coding sequence ATGATACTCAAAGAACTAACGTTACGTTCTTTTAGAAATTATAATGAAAATACATTCGAATTTTCAAAGCATATTAATATACTATATGGAATAAACGGTTGTGGAAAAACTAATATACTAGAAGCTATATATATTCTTGGAAATGGAATATCATTTAGAACTCGTTTAGACAGAGAATTAATAAAATATGGAAATGATAATTATTTTTTAAGAGGAATATTCAAAGAAGATGATTTGAATTATGACACTAATATAGAAATAGTATATCAAAAAAAAACAAAAAAAGTATTTATAAACAAAAAAGAAATTACCTCAAGAAAAAATTTAATAGGCAAAATACTTTATGTTATATTTCTTCCTAATGACACTGATATGGTAACATCAGAGCCTAAACTTAGAAGAGATTATTTTAATATGCTAATATCAAGCATTTCAAATGAATATCTTTTATCACTCATAAAATACAACAAACTTCTAAAAATGAGAAATATTTATCTGACAACAAGTCCAAATGATGCTCATATTTATAATGAAGATATAGCAAAATTATCTTTATATATTGCTAATGAAAATAAAAAATATTCTATGCTTTTAGAAGAAAAGATGAATGAAATATACAGAACTATTTTTCAAAATGATAACCCATACAAAATAAAATATTTATCTACAATAGAAGATATAGCAAATGAAAATGAATATATAAAAAAATTAGAAAGTACAATAAAAGAGCAGATAAAAATGCGTACTACATATTTTGGTATACATAGAGCCGAGTATCAATTCTTTTATAAGGATTCTCTATCAAGAAAATTTTCTTCTCAAGGTGAAAAAAGAATGCTTACTCTTATAATGAAACTGGCAAGTGAAAAAATATTATATGAATACAGAAAAAAATCCCCAATACTATTAATAGATGATGCTATGCTTGAACTTGATAACATTAAAAGAGAAAGTATTTTAGAATATATAAAAACATTAGGTCAAGTATTTATTACAGTTACTGAAAAAGAAAAGTTATCAAAATTTGAAGAGAGTAGAGTTTTTGATATTGTTAATATAAAAAATTAA
- a CDS encoding HAD family hydrolase — protein sequence MIKNIIFDLDGTLIDSIPDINASVNKTLEHIKFPSLDIEYTKKYVGNGARLLINRVLNHFADKYDKEYLESIENDVYNFYIDYYSKHSTDNTKLYDNVLETLTSLYKLNINMFIISNKPNEITITTAKKLNIFNYFKAVIGDGIYPYRKPDVNIWYNLKKDYSLIEEETIMVGDGVPDYEFAKNANIKALIALYGITDKQTLLNLKNDCYINSFKEVEDFVLAYNK from the coding sequence ATGATAAAAAATATAATATTTGATTTAGACGGCACTTTGATAGATTCCATTCCAGATATAAATGCCAGTGTAAACAAAACTTTGGAACATATAAAATTTCCAAGTTTAGATATAGAATACACAAAAAAATATGTTGGCAATGGTGCTAGGCTTTTAATAAATAGAGTATTAAATCATTTTGCTGATAAATATGACAAAGAATATTTAGAAAGTATTGAAAATGATGTGTATAATTTTTATATTGATTATTATAGTAAACACTCTACAGACAATACAAAGCTTTATGACAATGTATTAGAAACGCTTACATCACTTTATAAACTCAATATTAATATGTTTATAATATCAAATAAGCCAAACGAGATAACAATTACAACAGCAAAAAAACTAAATATATTTAATTATTTTAAAGCTGTTATAGGCGATGGAATCTATCCTTATAGAAAGCCAGATGTAAACATTTGGTATAACTTAAAAAAAGATTATAGCCTAATAGAAGAAGAAACTATTATGGTGGGAGATGGTGTTCCAGATTATGAGTTTGCCAAAAACGCCAATATCAAAGCACTAATTGCCTTATACGGCATTACAGACAAACAAACATTACTAAATTTAAAAAATGATTGTTATATAAACAGTTTCAAAGAAGTAGAAGATTTTGTATTAGCTTACAACAAGTAA
- the def gene encoding peptide deformylase, with translation MIRKLVIYGDDRLKEKSSYVENVDEEILTLIDDMFETMYKANGVGLAAVQVGVLKRVIVISVPDFDDETKPDFKLALINPEIIWHGEDTEILEEGCLSFPKISDEVARYKEIKVKYIDTENKEQILDAKDYIAKVLQHEIDHTNGITFIDRLESYQKRRLKKDLKELRNTHKKTVSA, from the coding sequence ATGATTAGAAAATTAGTAATTTACGGAGACGATAGATTAAAAGAGAAATCATCTTACGTAGAAAATGTAGATGAAGAGATTTTAACTTTAATAGATGATATGTTTGAAACTATGTATAAGGCTAATGGGGTTGGACTTGCTGCTGTACAGGTGGGTGTATTAAAAAGAGTAATAGTAATATCTGTACCTGATTTTGATGATGAAACTAAACCTGATTTTAAGTTGGCTTTAATTAACCCTGAAATAATTTGGCATGGAGAAGATACTGAAATATTAGAAGAAGGCTGTTTATCTTTTCCTAAAATAAGCGATGAGGTTGCAAGATACAAAGAAATAAAAGTAAAATATATAGACACAGAAAATAAAGAACAAATATTAGATGCTAAAGATTATATAGCTAAAGTTCTTCAGCATGAAATAGACCATACTAATGGAATTACTTTTATAGATAGGCTTGAATCATATCAAAAAAGAAGATTAAAAAAAGATTTAAAAGAGCTTAGAAACACTCATAAAAAAACTGTTTCTGCATAA
- a CDS encoding flavodoxin family protein, which produces MKKILILNGSPRLNGNTFSLIEEFTKGAKLNGNDVIRFDLDRMDIHCCKGCLRGGKNPDSPCSQKDDMLKIYPYYKEADILVLASPMYYWAFSAQLKIAIDRLFAVTEIDPNYKTPYKECFMLMAAEGNDENNSKPVIEYYHYLLNYLGWKDLGYLIAGGVFNVGDIKDKKELLNKAFEMGKSIL; this is translated from the coding sequence ATGAAAAAAATATTAATTTTAAATGGCAGCCCAAGATTAAACGGCAACACTTTTTCTTTAATAGAAGAATTTACAAAAGGTGCGAAACTTAATGGAAATGATGTAATTAGATTTGATTTAGACAGAATGGATATACATTGCTGTAAGGGCTGTTTGAGAGGAGGTAAAAATCCAGATAGCCCTTGTTCTCAAAAAGACGATATGTTAAAAATATACCCATATTATAAAGAAGCAGATATACTCGTTTTAGCTTCACCTATGTATTATTGGGCTTTTTCTGCTCAGTTAAAAATAGCTATAGACAGATTATTTGCTGTTACAGAAATAGACCCAAATTATAAGACTCCGTATAAAGAGTGTTTTATGCTTATGGCAGCAGAGGGAAATGATGAAAATAATTCTAAACCTGTTATAGAATATTATCATTACTTACTAAATTATCTTGGATGGAAAGATTTAGGGTATTTGATAGCTGGAGGAGTGTTTAATGTTGGGGATATTAAAGATAAAAAAGAATTATTAAATAAAGCATTTGAAATGGGAAAATCTATATTATAA
- a CDS encoding sigma-54-dependent transcriptional regulator, with amino-acid sequence MPKILVIDDEKNIRDGIKKSLEYEGYEVVTAENGEKGIETVYKGGIDLVITDLKMPEKTGEEFLHDILEFDKHIPVIILTGHGNIETAVDMMRLGAYDFMTKPFNIDKMLLIIARALENKNIKKTNETLEKRVDYHESFYGMIGHSSKMLKVYEAIKQVARTKATVLIEGESGTGKELVANAIHQISDRAKQPYITVNCAALSEGVLESELFGHEKGSFTGAIDKKIGRFEAANKGTIFLDEIGEINQVVQVKLLRVLEERVIERVGSNTPISVDIRVIAATNKKLSEEIKEGRFREDLYYRLNVIKIEMPPLRERREDIPLLIDNFIKEFSQVHNIEITNVDKKVYKLLSSLQWEGNVRELRNTVETMVVMSKDGKIDESNIPNWVLTSSTDDFIIDKEMTLEELEKKYINHLLSKNNFNKAQVAKILGIERATLYRKLKDYNVD; translated from the coding sequence ATGCCTAAGATATTAGTTATAGACGATGAGAAAAACATAAGAGACGGTATAAAGAAGTCTTTAGAGTATGAGGGCTATGAAGTAGTTACTGCGGAGAATGGAGAGAAGGGAATAGAAACAGTTTATAAAGGCGGAATTGATTTAGTTATTACAGACTTAAAAATGCCTGAAAAGACTGGAGAAGAGTTTTTGCATGACATATTAGAGTTTGATAAACATATACCCGTTATAATACTCACAGGGCATGGCAATATAGAAACAGCTGTTGATATGATGCGTCTTGGTGCTTATGATTTTATGACTAAACCTTTTAACATAGACAAAATGCTTCTTATTATAGCAAGGGCATTAGAAAATAAAAACATAAAAAAGACAAATGAAACATTAGAAAAAAGAGTTGACTATCATGAAAGTTTTTATGGAATGATAGGTCATAGCAGTAAGATGCTTAAAGTATATGAAGCAATAAAACAGGTGGCAAGAACAAAAGCTACTGTACTTATAGAAGGCGAAAGCGGAACTGGTAAAGAATTAGTTGCTAATGCTATTCATCAAATATCAGACAGAGCCAAACAGCCCTATATTACTGTGAACTGTGCTGCACTTTCTGAGGGTGTTTTGGAGAGTGAATTATTTGGTCATGAGAAGGGTTCTTTTACTGGTGCAATAGATAAAAAAATAGGTAGGTTTGAGGCTGCCAATAAAGGTACTATATTTTTAGATGAGATAGGTGAGATTAATCAGGTTGTTCAGGTAAAGCTTTTGAGAGTACTTGAAGAGAGAGTGATAGAGAGGGTAGGTTCTAATACTCCTATTAGTGTTGATATTAGGGTGATTGCTGCTACAAATAAAAAATTATCTGAAGAAATAAAAGAGGGTAGGTTTAGAGAGGATTTATATTATAGGCTTAATGTTATAAAAATAGAAATGCCTCCTCTTAGAGAAAGAAGAGAGGATATACCTTTACTTATAGATAATTTTATTAAAGAGTTTTCTCAGGTTCATAATATAGAGATTACTAATGTAGATAAAAAAGTATATAAACTATTATCTTCACTACAATGGGAAGGTAATGTACGTGAGCTTAGAAACACTGTAGAGACTATGGTTGTGATGTCTAAAGATGGCAAGATAGATGAAAGCAATATTCCTAATTGGGTTTTAACATCTAGCACAGATGATTTTATTATAGATAAAGAGATGACATTAGAAGAGCTTGAGAAAAAATATATAAATCATCTTTTAAGCAAAAACAATTTTAATAAAGCACAAGTAGCAAAGATTTTAGGTATAGAGCGAGCAACACTTTACAGAAAGCTTAAAGATTATAATGTTGATTAA
- a CDS encoding PTS sugar transporter subunit IIA translates to MGLFSKKIQIKAPINGKLIDITEVKDEAFSSKALGDGMAIIPSEGKVYAPVDGEVITMIDTNHAIGLLAGGVEILIHIGMDTVRLGGKYFKAHVKEGDKVKAGTLLIEFEKEEVEKEYDITSPIIISNYSELKSLTKTDPREVNTTEIIMTAVK, encoded by the coding sequence ATGGGATTATTCTCTAAAAAAATTCAAATAAAAGCACCTATTAATGGAAAATTAATTGATATTACAGAAGTAAAAGATGAAGCCTTTTCAAGCAAAGCACTTGGAGATGGAATGGCAATTATACCTTCTGAAGGTAAAGTATATGCTCCTGTAGATGGTGAAGTTATTACTATGATAGATACAAACCATGCTATAGGTTTATTAGCTGGAGGAGTTGAAATATTAATACATATAGGAATGGATACTGTAAGACTTGGCGGAAAATATTTTAAAGCTCATGTTAAAGAAGGAGATAAAGTAAAAGCAGGTACTTTACTTATAGAATTTGAAAAGGAAGAAGTTGAAAAAGAATATGATATAACATCTCCTATAATAATTTCAAATTACAGCGAATTAAAATCACTTACAAAAACAGACCCAAGAGAAGTAAATACAACTGAAATTATAATGACAGCTGTAAAATAA
- a CDS encoding putative quinol monooxygenase, which yields MIKIVAKNYIKKDKKDDFLKLAKELIIESRKEDGCIAYDIYESIDGLCLTFIEEWKDEEAIKSHNSSNHFITIVPKLAEFLDGEMDVTLYKKINI from the coding sequence ATGATTAAAATTGTAGCCAAAAACTATATAAAAAAAGATAAAAAAGATGATTTTTTAAAATTGGCTAAAGAATTAATAATAGAAAGCAGAAAAGAAGATGGATGTATAGCTTATGATATTTATGAAAGCATAGACGGATTATGTTTAACTTTTATAGAAGAATGGAAAGATGAAGAAGCTATAAAGTCTCATAACAGCAGCAATCATTTTATAACTATAGTTCCTAAATTAGCTGAGTTTCTTGACGGCGAAATGGATGTAACATTATACAAAAAAATAAATATATAA
- a CDS encoding sensor histidine kinase — protein MNRRNQFFDKIIKNFDKVSDIEKKRIIERLALLSNSQNIIIENLEEGIIAIDINGIIQGINKKACFLLSIPRNSEDKAISKCINNTNIGRLILELLEANNTDTKIIKDDKNDRMLQIDILPLGDSGIIIGTLIKIFDITKSYESAQKLKRAEQLASFTTLAAGVAHEIKNPLGSISIYVQLIEKIIKKNMDNDCQCYNEFRDYCNIIKEEISRLEDTINSFLFSVRKLVLNLEDININSLILSTVDFLKYEIENNNIKIDIKFDIENLILKIDEKYIKQCLINIIQNSIDSIIEKKKHNKSDENNISIKLKLLDNYALISIKDTGIGIKEEELSKIFEPYFTTKRNGTGLGLTNVIRIIEAHNGSFNIESKYGFGSEAIIKLPLMLENQKFLESDF, from the coding sequence ATGAATAGAAGAAATCAATTTTTTGATAAGATAATAAAAAACTTCGATAAAGTTTCGGATATAGAAAAAAAAAGAATAATTGAAAGATTAGCTTTGCTTTCAAATTCTCAAAATATAATAATAGAGAATTTAGAAGAAGGCATAATAGCAATAGATATCAACGGTATAATTCAAGGTATAAATAAAAAAGCATGTTTTTTGTTATCTATACCAAGAAACTCTGAAGATAAAGCAATTTCAAAATGTATAAATAACACCAATATAGGAAGATTAATATTAGAACTATTAGAAGCAAATAATACAGATACGAAAATTATAAAAGATGATAAAAATGACAGAATGCTTCAAATAGATATTTTGCCACTTGGAGATTCTGGAATCATTATAGGAACTTTAATAAAAATATTTGATATTACAAAAAGCTATGAAAGTGCTCAGAAGCTTAAACGTGCTGAACAGTTGGCATCTTTTACAACGCTTGCAGCTGGGGTTGCTCATGAAATAAAAAATCCTCTAGGCTCTATTTCTATATATGTGCAGTTGATAGAAAAAATTATTAAAAAAAATATGGACAATGATTGCCAGTGTTATAATGAGTTTAGAGATTATTGTAATATTATTAAAGAAGAGATTAGCAGGCTTGAAGATACCATTAATTCGTTTTTATTTTCTGTTCGTAAATTAGTTCTTAATTTGGAAGATATTAATATAAACTCTTTGATACTTTCTACTGTTGATTTTTTGAAATATGAAATAGAAAATAATAATATAAAAATAGATATAAAATTTGATATAGAAAATTTAATTTTAAAAATAGATGAGAAATATATAAAACAATGTTTAATTAACATAATACAAAACTCAATAGATTCTATTATAGAAAAGAAAAAACATAATAAATCAGATGAGAATAATATATCAATAAAGTTAAAATTATTAGATAATTATGCTTTAATATCAATTAAAGATACAGGCATTGGTATAAAAGAGGAAGAATTATCAAAGATATTTGAGCCATATTTTACAACCAAAAGAAACGGCACAGGCTTGGGACTTACGAATGTTATACGAATAATAGAGGCACATAATGGAAGTTTTAATATAGAGAGCAAATATGGTTTTGGAAGCGAGGCTATTATTAAACTTCCTTTGATGCTTGAGAATCAAAAATTTTTGGAGAGTGATTTTTAA
- a CDS encoding 50S ribosomal protein L25 codes for MSENYTIKALQRDTTKKSVGHKLINDGYALATLYGRGKEYAIAVELKEFVKIFSLAGQHDIITLDIQNDQKREVLVKDYQLDGIKRTIRHIDFYEIDRNKKIKTFVPIRIEGIPEGVRLGGGTLEQVEYELPIKAFPGSIPREITVDVTELKVGSSLHISDIKFPEGVDPVGDGSKAVVTVVTTQDEDTPNKGAAAEA; via the coding sequence ATGAGTGAAAATTACACTATTAAAGCTTTACAAAGAGATACTACTAAAAAAAGCGTTGGTCATAAACTAATTAATGACGGATATGCTTTAGCTACTCTTTACGGAAGAGGCAAAGAATATGCTATTGCTGTAGAATTAAAAGAATTCGTAAAAATATTCTCTTTAGCTGGACAGCATGATATTATTACTTTAGATATACAAAACGATCAAAAAAGAGAAGTTCTAGTTAAAGACTATCAATTAGATGGTATCAAAAGAACTATCAGACATATAGATTTCTATGAAATAGATAGAAACAAAAAAATCAAAACTTTCGTACCTATTCGTATTGAAGGAATACCTGAAGGTGTTCGTTTGGGCGGCGGTACATTAGAACAAGTTGAATATGAATTACCTATAAAAGCTTTCCCTGGTTCTATACCTAGAGAAATTACTGTTGATGTTACAGAACTTAAAGTTGGAAGCAGCTTACACATAAGTGATATTAAATTCCCAGAAGGTGTAGACCCTGTAGGTGACGGTTCTAAAGCTGTTGTTACTGTTGTTACTACACAAGATGAAGATACTCCTAACAAAGGTGCTGCTGCTGAAGCATAA